The proteins below come from a single Microtus ochrogaster isolate Prairie Vole_2 chromosome 8, MicOch1.0, whole genome shotgun sequence genomic window:
- the Gpr139 gene encoding probable G-protein coupled receptor 139, producing MEHTHAHLAANSSACGLGFVPVVYYSFLLCLGLPANILTVIILSQLVARRQKSSYNYLLALAAADILVLFFIVFVDFLLEDFILSVQMPQIPDKIIEVLEFSSIHTSIWITVPLTVDRYIAVCHPLKYHTVSYPARTRKVIVSVYITCFLTSIPYYWWPNIWTEDYTSTSMHHVLVWIHCFTVYLVPCSIFFILNSIIVYKLRRKSNFRLRGYSTGKTTAILFTITSIFATLWAPRIIMILYHLYGSPIQNPWLVHIMLDVANMLALLNTAINFFLYCFISKRFRTMAAATLKALFKCQKQPVQFYTNHNFSITSSPWISPANSHCIKMLVYQYDKHGKPIKVSP from the coding sequence CGAATATCTTGACAGTTATCATCCTCTCTCAACTAGTGGCCAGGAGACAGAAGTCCTCCTACAACTATCTGCTGGCACTTGCTGCTGCCGACATCTTGGTCCTCTTTTTCATCGTCTTCGTGGATTTCCTGTTAGAAGACTTCATTCTGAGCGTGCAGATGCCCCAGATCCCTGACAAGATTATAGAAGTGCTGGAGTTCTCTTCCATCCATACCTCCATTTGGATTACAGTCCCCTTAACTGTTGACAGATATATCGCTGTCTGTCACCCACTCAAATACCACACCGTTTCCTACCCAGCCAGGACCCGAAAAGTCATTGTGAGTGTTTACATCACCTGCTTCCTGACCAGCATCCCCTACTACTGGTGGCCTAACATCTGGACTGAAGACTACACCAGCACCTCCATGCATCATGTTCTTGTCTGGATCCACTGCTTCactgtgtacctggtgccctgCTCCATCTTCTTCATCTTGAACTCAATCATTGTCTACAAGCTCAGGAGGAAGAGCAACTTCCGCCTCCGTGGCTATTCCACAGGGAAGACCACTGCCATCTTGTTCACCATCACCTCCATCTTTGCCACCCTCTGGGCCCCCCGCATCATCATGATTCTCTACCACCTCTATGGATCGCCCATCCAGAACCCTTGGCTGGTTCACATCATGCTGGATGTCGCCAACATGCTGGCCCTTCTGAACACAGCCATCAACTTCTTCCTCTACTGCTTTATCAGCAAGCGGTTCCGCACCATGGCAGCGGCTACACTCAAGGCCTTGTTCAAGTGCCAGAAGCAGCCTGTGCAGTTCTACACCAACCATAACTTTTCCATAACAAGTAGTCCCTGGATCTCTCCAGCAAACTCACATTGCATCAAGATGCTGGTGTACCAGTACGACAAACATGGAAAGCCTATAAAAGTGTCCCCGTGA